TGCATGAGCAGTGTGGCAACAGGTCGAACGGGGGCGCGGACCGGGGAAAGGCGGGCAAGTCAGCCGACCGCCCAAAAGGTGGCACATGGTAAACGGTCCAGGGGGCGGAGACCGTAAATCAAACTGCCTTTGGAACGCTTGCCCAACGGCCCATGTGCGTTTGGCCGATTGGATGAGCCGGACCCTGTACTCCGGTTGATCTTAGCTGGGATGGTTACCGCCGGCATTGCCGTCTGTCGGGGGTTGTCAACCTTCCTTGACACACCGCGGCGGGGTTCCTATCCTTGCTGTCAAGGAGGCTTGACATGACGCTGACGAGACGGCCGTTCTGCCCTCTTGCCCCTCCCCCTCATCGGGGCCAGTTGTGAACGGGCGACCCCTCAGCCGGGACCAGCGGGTGGGACGCGTCCTGCTCGGGTTTGGGCTGGGTGGAGGAGGCCTCAGCCTGCTGGGCGCGCTGCTTGCGGGGCTGGGTCGGCAGCGGGGGCTGGAGCCCCTGGCTTCAGCGGGAACGCTGCTGCTGGCCGCCCTGCCCCTCTTGTTCGCTGGCATGATGGTGCTGGCCGTGCGGCGCATGGACGAGTACGGGCGGCAGTTGCAGACCCGTGCGGCGGGCGTCGCCTTTCTGGCCGTGATGGTGCTGTCGGCCAGCCTGATCGCGTTGGAGCCCGCCCTGCATTTCAGGACGCCCTCCTGGGTGATCTACGTGACCGGCATGCTGGTGTGGGGTCTGAGTGCGGCGGTGATCGCCCGGCGGGACCCGTGAACTCAGGAGACCTTTTGGTGGCTGACCGCGTACCTGCTTCGCCGGGGAGCATCCCCCGGCAGACCAGGCCGGGACGGGTGGGATGAACAACCGCATCCGGGCACTGCGGGTGGGGCGCGGCTGGACGCAGGCCGACCTCGCCGCGCTGCTCGACGTGAGCCGCCAGACGGTGAACGCCCTGGAAACCGGCAAATACGACCCCAGCCTGCCCCTGGCGTTCCGCATCGCGCGGCTATTCGGGCAGACCATCGAGGACATCTTCGACGATGGGGAAGGGAAAGACGGACGTGCTTGACATTCGGAACCTGGGCAAGACCTACGGCAAACACGCCGCGCTGCGGGACGTGACCCTGAGCGCCGAGGGGGGCGAGGTGTTTGGCCTGCTGGGTCCCAACGGCGCGGGGAAAACCACCCTGCTGCGGATTCTCGCCACGCTGCTCCAGCCCACGGCGGGCACGGCAGCCGTGGCGGGCCACGAC
This sequence is a window from Deinococcus aerius. Protein-coding genes within it:
- a CDS encoding helix-turn-helix transcriptional regulator; its protein translation is MNNRIRALRVGRGWTQADLAALLDVSRQTVNALETGKYDPSLPLAFRIARLFGQTIEDIFDDGEGKDGRA